A window of Torulaspora globosa chromosome 8, complete sequence contains these coding sequences:
- the MVP1 gene encoding Mvp1p (ancestral locus Anc_6.38), with product MDALKDIDPWNTNKDEALSGNEWTSGDGAASIAPLAETSRPSLDASIRNISVVESTEASDTLGRSTWEEELPRNTDILSEATLTGSGSSLLGPFGSTDFSVTSRNFQEPHHSLDENLSDWLKTVRGTYKPLGPDIVVIEQLPDKEGLLFKHTNYLVRHLVALPHAESNNDRSVIRRYSDFVWLQEVLLKRYPFRLIPELPPKKIGTQNADAVFLERRRRGLTRFINLVVKHPVLSKDDLLLTFLTVPTDLSGWRKQAIYDTTEEFSDKKITHSFVKMWQKEISEQWNESEATIEKSIELWVKITVSMERYERRVKFMAKERAALGSLIHEFSVSTPKLYPTEQSSTVLEINNHLSIIEKHLKETTELSNERTAEYSTNLVPSFRVFIDILISLRDLFERYRIMAGNNVPLLQRRVELNNQKLESMKDKPDVSGAEYDRIKSAIQRDKRTIAEELNRAWLIRECILEEFTIFQETQFLISRAFQEWSKLNSNYAGRTVNAWEKLSENLMDMPTSQN from the coding sequence ATGGATGCTCTCAAGGACATTGATCCGTGGAATACGAACAAGGACGAAGCTCTTTCGGGCAACGAATGGACGTCAGGGGACGGGGCCGCTTCGATCGCACCATTGGCAGAGACTTCCAGGCCTTCGTTGGATGCAAGCATCCGTAATATATCCGTGGTTGAGAGCACTGAAGCTAGCGACACGTTAGGGCGGAGTACAtgggaagaagaacttCCGAGAAATACAGACATTTTATCCGAGGCAACTCTTACTGGCAGTGGTTCAAGCTTATTAGGCCCGTTTGGATCTACAGATTTCTCAGTCACATCGAGGAACTTCCAAGAGCCCCATCACAGCCTTGACGAGAACTTAAGTGATTGGCTCAAAACAGTCAGAGGCACTTACAAACCTTTGGGCCCTGATATTGTAGTTATCGAGCAATTACCAGATAAAGAGGGGTTGCTATTCAAACACACAAACTATTTGGTGCGTCACTTGGTAGCATTGCCACATGCAGAATCCAATAACGACCGTAGCGTGATAAGACGATACTCCGATTTTGTGTGGTTACAGGAGGTGCTTTTAAAGCGCTATCCGTTTCGTTTGATTCCAGAACTTCCGCCAAAGAAGATTGGCACTCAGAATGCTGATGCTGTTTTCCTCGAACGGAGAAGGAGAGGTCTTACAAGGTTTATAAACCTCGTGGTTAAGCATCCTGTTCTTAGCAAGGATGACCTTCTCTTAACGTTTCTTACAGTCCCAACGGATCTATCTGGCTGGCGGAAACAAGCCATTTATGACACCACAGAGGAGTTTAGTGACAAAAAGATAACGCACAGTTTCGTAAAGATGTGGCAAAAGGAAATATCTGAACAGTGGAACGAATCAGAGGCCACTATCGAAAAGTCTATTGAGTTATGGGTCAAAATAACTGTATCTATGGAGAGGTATGAGAGACGAGTTAAATTCATGGCTAAAGAACGGGCCGCTTTGGGTTCCTTAATACATGAGTTCTCTGTTTCAACACCCAAATTATACCCTACCGAGCAGAGTAGTACTGTGTTGGAGATCAACAATCATCTAAGTATTATTGAGAAACATCTCAAGGAGACCACAGAACTTTCGAATGAGAGAACAGCTGAGTATTCCACAAATTTGGTGCCCAGCTTCCGGGTCTTTATAGATATCCTAATTTCACTGAGAGATCTATTCGAACGTTATCGAATTATGGCGGGAAATAATGTTCCGTTATTGCAGAGGCGAGTGGAGTTGAATAATCAAAAGCTAGAAAGCATGAAAGATAAACCAGATGTCAGCGGGGCCGAATATGATAGAATAAAATCAGCCATTCAGCGGGATAAGAGAACAATCGCCGAAGAACTTAACAGAGCCTGGTTGATCAGAGAATGCATATTGGAGGAATTCACTATATTTCAGGAGACGCAATTTTTAATCAGTCGTGCATTCCAGGAATGGTCCAAACTTAATTCAAACTATGCTGGACGCACCGTGAACGCTTGGGAGAAACTCAGCGAGAATTTAATGGACATGCCTACATCTCAGAATTAA
- the MDM12 gene encoding ERMES complex subunit MDM12 (ancestral locus Anc_6.37), producing MSFDIDWTKIESDAGLNESIKCHLNSYLQSIDLPDYVSHLRIVDFSIGKVPPNIILREISDPLDDFYQALNEDIEGVEGAKPVERNPNDVQFLTEIEYKGDLLITIAADLVLHYPTKSFMTLPVKLTISNIGIHSLCLIAYLSKQVFVSFLCDVSDSMLDKNESILDTSGSLLTPKRSLERILILRTMKIETEIGEQCQGEGSVLRSVGKLEQFLLENFKEVLRKELSWPSWISLDLSNDDDGEDYSARPDQPSEDRPV from the coding sequence ATGTCGTTTGATATTGATTGGACTAAGATTGAGTCTGATGCTGGTTTGAACGAGTCAATCAAATGCCATCTGAACTCGTATTTGCAGTCAATCGACCTGCCGGACTATGTCAGCCATTTGAGAATTGTGGACTTTTCAATTGGAAAGGTGCCACCCAACATCATTCTTCGAGAGATCTCTGATCCGTTGGATGATTTCTATCAGGCACTTAACGAAGACATTGAGGGCGTCGAAGGCGCCAAACCTGTCGAACGGAACCCTAACGATGTCCAGTTCCTCACTGAGATAGAGTATAAGGGCGACTTACTGATAACCATCGCGGCAGATCTGGTTTTACACTATCCTACTAAGAGTTTCATGACTTTGCCCGTAAAGTTGACAATTAGCAATATAGGTATCCATTCGCTATGTCTTATAGCGTATTTGTCCAAGCAGGTCTTTGTTAGTTTCCTCTGTGATGTAAGTGACAGCATGCTGGATAAGAATGAGTCGATTCTCGATACCTCAGGGTCGCTTCTTACCCCCAAGAGATCGCTTGAGAGGATACTGATATTGCGAACTATGAAGATAGAGACGGAAATAGGCGAACAGTGCCAGGGCGAGGGCTCTGTGCTTCGTAGCGTTGGCAAATTAGAGCAGTTTctgctggaaaattttAAGGAGGTCCTACGGAAGGAACTGAGTTGGCCCAGCTGGATAAGCCTCGATCTCTCGAATGACGATGACGGCGAGGACTATTCTGCCCGACCGGATCAGCCTAGCGAAGACAGGCCCGTGTAA
- the COQ10 gene encoding ubiquinone-binding protein COQ10 (ancestral locus Anc_6.36) has protein sequence MILVCSLRRATGYTRNCYAFASRSSRSLFGWNSSQAGEHVQRYTLTKIMNAPPEQVYNVVSEISKYRDFIPYCEDSFVNKRNPIDGKPTEAGLRIGFRQYDEKYTCKIKCTKLIDDGVETYRVIADSITESLFRGLCTRWTIKPHPERPHASKVELILSFEMRSRLYNSVSALFASSVTELAMKAFDKRVFQLRRQALKASTLNKTS, from the coding sequence ATGATACTAGTCTGCTCTTTGAGACGCGCTACAGGTTACACCAGGAATTGTTATGCGTTCGCCAGTCGTTCCTCGCGAAGCCTTTTCGGTTGGAACTCATCTCAAGCAGGTGAACATGTGCAGCGGTATACTCTAACGAAGATCATGAACGCTCCGCCTGAACAAGTGTATAATGTGGTCTCGGAAATATCCAAATATCGCGATTTCATACCGTACTGCGAGGACTCATTTGTCAATAAGCGGAATCCAATAGATGGTAAACCGACTGAAGCAGGGCTGAGAATCGGATTTCGACAATACGATGAGAAATACACTTGCAAGATAAAATGTACAAAATTGATAGATGATGGAGTAGAAACGTACAGGGTCATAGCAGACTCTATAACCGAAAGCTTATTTCGAGGATTGTGCACACGATGGACGATAAAACCTCACCCCGAGAGGCCTCATGCTTCAAAAGTTGAACTGATCCTCAGTTTCGAAATGAGATCTAGGTTATACAATAGTGTTTCTGCACTTTTTGCCAGTAGTGTTACAGAGTTGGCCATGAAGGCCTTTGACAAAAGGGTCTTTCAGTTGAGAAGACAAGCATTAAAGGCTAGCACTTTGAACAAAACAAGCTGA
- the AIM34 gene encoding Aim34p (ancestral locus Anc_6.35) yields MRRLGIQSGGFRNMRFLLVTGAWLAESPCYAVSIRSTMNASIGLFRSVHNTSKKNHTSLITADMKHSSFHKMSLNALKNECRSRGLKVSGKKAELIDRIMTFNGSSGNKAAKMQRMSTASPVRGPTAAVKLKVPTSSIEMCKTREVSTASGKLDFQTKSFSPLNINSATDSAIATDTQATKQADLRDNIVMGDELTWRDRLFLAGFATVALLWWGAQSSEKETG; encoded by the coding sequence ATGCGTCGTTTGGGCATTCAAAGCGGGGGATTCAGGAACATGAGATTTTTGTTGGTCACCGGTGCATGGCTCGCTGAATCGCCTTGCTACGCCGTTTCCATAAGGTCGACTATGAATGCATCGATCGGTTTGTTCAGATCTGTTCATAACACAAGTAAGAAAAACCACACTTCGCTGATAACAGCCGATATGAAacattcttcttttcataAGATGTCGCTAAATGCCCTGAAGAATGAATGTCGTTCCAGAGGCCTGAAGGTCTCGGGCAAGAAAGCAGAGCTAATAGATAGGATAATGACGTTCAATGGCAGCAGTGGTAACAAGGCTGCGAAGATGCAAAGAATGAGCACAGCTAGTCCCGTAAGGGGACCTACAGCTGCTGTCAAATTAAAGGTCCccacttcatcaattgaAATGTGCAAGACTCGAGAGGTTTCGACAGCAAGTGGGAAGCTTGATTTCCAAACCAAGTCCTTTAGTCCCCTTAACATAAACAGCGCAACGGATTCTGCGATAGCCACGGATACTCAGGCAACGAAACAAGCGGACCTACGCGATAATATTGTTATGGGAGATGAATTAACTTGGAGGGATAGACTTTTTCTAGCGGGCTTTGCTACCGTTGCGTTACTATGGTGGGGTGCTCAAAGCTCGGAGAAGGAAACTGGTTGA
- the MIX17 gene encoding Mix17p (ancestral locus Anc_6.34) — MARSRGPARPASRPMQTRSASTMAAPAHAPAPTQSAYSHPPATAAAQPKQPGLFAQMASTAAGVAVGSAVGHTIGAGITGMFSGSDSAPAEQQQQQQLATANTQQSVGEQTKACDVDARNFTRCLDDNNGNFQICDYYLQQLKACQEAARQY; from the coding sequence ATGGCACGCTCTAGAGGACCAGCCAGACCGGCTTCCAGACCAATGCAGACGCGCTCTGCGTCGACCATGGCCGCACCTGCGCATGCTCCCGCTCCAACTCAATCCGCTTACTCACATCCGCCAGCTACTGCCGCAGCTCAGCCTAAGCAACCAGGTTTGTTTGCTCAGATGGCTTCCACTGCAGCAGGTGTTGCTGTAGGCAGCGCAGTCGGCCACACCATTGGCGCCGGAATTACTGGAATGTTCTCCGGTTCGGACTCCGCTCCCGCCgagcaacaacaacaacaacagctAGCCACTGCGAACACACAACAGAGCGTTGGTGAGCAGACCAAGGCTTGTGATGTAGACGCTAGAAACTTTACTCGCTGTTTGGACGACAACAACGGTAACTTCCAGATCTGCGATTACTACCTACAGCAACTGAAGGCATGCCAGGAGGCCGCTCGTCAATATTAA
- the CSI2 gene encoding Csi2p (ancestral locus Anc_6.33) gives MRSNLLSSSHFSSMATASMTFARSKKDTVQRSRILFCCFLLVRGAMSEVMLDERGLPNLNSTTTSISSSVSSTSSSAQSTSATFTPFIPSSEGNKYVYHATHTGGTVFIAVGSCLAFILGIVLVVWIVFGFSSWRSARKEYKLKDMEEKCQYDPFFYSTFKDTSDGSDSDERSDMSEKVLRNKPSTLSLYSLTSTSMLNLLNQTKNDSAGGDQNVHQSNNRRSMFISPIELLQNEANRTTLWTNDNTSTGTPFDSPVSTQVEQSCTQILNNMDGLTGQARSNIYHHNKRSKSTVDLLPGGGSPSSLEDTSQTRETINNKKHYRSPSIVLDQLLDQD, from the coding sequence ATGAGAAGTAACTTACTATCTTCCTCCCACTTCAGCTCAATGGCAACAGCTTCGATGACTTTCGCACGTTCGAAGAAAGACACCGTCCAACGGTCGAGAATTTTATTTTGCTGTTTTCTTTTAGTACGAGGAGCTATGTCTGAAGTCATGTTGGATGAACGTGGATTACCGAATCTCAATTCGACAACTACGAGTATCTCGTCTTCGGTTAGTTCAACAAGCTCCAGTGCACAGTCTACCAGTGCAACTTTTACGCCATTTATTCCAAGTTCGGAGGGCAACAAGTACGTCTATCATGCAACACATACGGGTGGCACAGTTTTCATAGCGGTCGGTAGCTGTCTAGCATTCATCTTAGGGATTGTGCTGGTAGTATGGATTGTTTTCGGTTTCAGTTCATGGCGTAGCGCCCGCAAGGAGTACAAGCTCAAAGATATGGAGGAGAAATGTCAATACGATCCTTTCTTCTATTcaaccttcaaagataCAAGTGACGGTTCCGACAGCGATGAAAGGAGCGATATGTCTGAGAAGGTTCTCAGAAATAAGCCTTCCACCTTAAGTCTCTACAGTTTGACATCCACCTCAATGCTAAATCTCCTAAACCAGACCAAGAACGACTCAGCTGGGGGAGATCAGAATGTACATCAGTCGAACAACAGACGTTCAATGTTCATCTCGCCAATTGAACTGCTGCAAAATGAAGCCAATAGAACCACCCTTTGGACCAACGATAACACCAGCACCGGCACTCCTTTCGATTCTCCGGTAAGCACTCAAGTCGAGCAATCTTGCACGCAGATCCTTAATAACATGGACGGCCTAACCGGACAAGCCAGATCAAACATCTACCACCATAACAAGCGCTCCAAAAGCACAGTTGATCTGCTACCGGGTGGTGGATCTCCTTCTTCGCTTGAAGACACAAGCCAAACAAGAGAGACGATAAACAACAAGAAACATTATAGATCACCAAGCATTGTTCTGGACCAACTACTGGACCAGGATTAA
- the TOP1 gene encoding DNA topoisomerase 1 (ancestral locus Anc_6.32) — protein MTTEKRQYSSDEEDTPLSRTSKRRRAAQLDEEDDDTGEFDSDTALSQVSETPNGRTPELEEEKTTRIEVKSEPTKKPRKKQATGLNKVKKETSTRKTKTSKSKIKKEEEGVGEEEEEDGGYKWWEAEKEDDSVKWTTLKHNGVIFPPPYEPLPSHVKLYYDGKPVDLPAKAEEVAGFYAALLGSDHTKNPVFQKNFFNDFLEVLRECGGTQNNIEIKDFNKCDFTKIFEYFELQKEQRKQLSSQEKKQLRLEREKLEEPYKFCELDGRKEQVGNFRIEPPGLFRGRGAHPKTGKLKRRVYPEDVVLNLDKDAPIPPLPEGQKWGEIRHDNTVQWLAMWRENISNSFKYVRFAANSSLNGQSDYKKFEKARQLKDHIDAIRKDYTKNLKNKVMLERQKSVAIYLIDVFALRAGGEKSEDEADTVGCCSLRYEHVTLNPPNTVIFDFLGKDSIRYYQEVEVDKQVFKNLAIFKRPPKQPGDQLFDRLDPSILNKHLQHYMPGLTAKVFRTYNASKTMQDQLDLIPNEGTVAEKLLKYNAANRTVAILCNHQRSVTKNHAQSVQKASDKIKELEWQKIRLKRAILQLDESELKKRPKYFEELDDLTKEDEASIHKRIIEREIEKCHKKFARENDKRKFEGQELLTESDLKEWLDKVEETRRNYEEELETREIKLKSANTTVEKLDKQIEKLDQRIQVSAIQLRDKEENSQVSLGTSKINYIDPRLSVVFCKKYGVPIEKIFTKSLREKFKWAVESVDETWRF, from the coding sequence ATGACCACTGAGAAACGTCAGTATTCTTCAGACGAAGAGGATACTCCACTGTCACGAActtcgaaaagaagaagagccGCCCAActcgatgaagaggatgacgatACTGGGGAGTTCGATAGCGATACGGCACTGTCTCAGGTTTCTGAGACACCGAATGGACGAACTCCAGAATtagaagaggaaaagacaACCAGGATCGAGGTTAAAAGTGAGCCGACaaagaagccaagaaagaagcaggcTACAGGTTTGAACAAAGTAAAGAAAGAAACGTCAACACGAAAGACTAAGACATCTAAATCaaaaatcaagaaggaggaggaaggCGTaggagaagaggaagaggaggatgGTGGGTATAAATGGTGggaagctgaaaaggagGACGATTCTGTGAAATGGACAACATTAAAGCATAATGGCGTCATATTTCCACCTCCTTATGAGCCACTGCCATCGCATGTGAAACTGTATTATGATGGCAAACCTGTAGACTTGCCAGCTaaggctgaagaagtcGCTGGATTTTACGCGGCATTACTAGGATCTGACCATACGAAGAATCCTGTCTTTCAGAAGAATTTCTTTAATGATTTTCTGGAAGTCCTAAGAGAATGCGGTGGGACTCAAAATAATATCGAGATCAAAGATTTTAACAAGTGCGATTTTACAAAGATTTTCGAATATTTCGAATTGCagaaagagcaaagaaagcaatTAAGCTCGCAGGAGAAAAAACAATTACGTTTGGAAAGGGAGAAATTGGAGGAACCATACAAATTCTGTGAGCTGGATGGCAGAAAGGAACAGGTCGGAAACTTCAGAATTGAACCCCCAGGTCTTTTTAGGGGGCGTGGTGCTCATCCCAAAACTGGTAAACTGAAGAGAAGAGTCTATCCAGAAGATGTTGTGTTGAACTTGGACAAAGATGCACCCATTCCACCGTTACCAGAAGGCCAAAAATGGGGAGAAATAAGACATGACAATACTGTCCAATGGTTAGCTATGTGGAGAGAAAATATTTCCAACTCTTTCAAGTATGTGCGCTTTGCCGCTAACTCCTCTTTGAATGGCCAAAGTGATTATAagaaatttgagaaagcGAGGCAGTTGAAAGACCACATCGACGCTATCAGGAAAGATTATACTAAGAACCTGAAGAACAAGGTTATGCTTGAACGTCAAAAATCTGTGGCAATCTATCTGATAGATGTGTTCGCTTTAAGAGCGGGCGGAGAAAAATCGGAGGACGAGGCAGACACTGTCGGTTGTTGCTCCTTAAGATACGAGCATGTCACACTTAACCCCCCAAACACAGTAATTTTCGATTTCCTTGGTAAAGATTCGATTAGATATTACCAAGAGGTCGAGGTTGATAAACAGGTTTTTAAGAACCTGgcaatcttcaaaaggCCACCAAAGCAACCAGGCGATCAACTATTTGACCGTTTGGATCCCAGCATTTTGAATAAGCATCTACAACATTATATGCCCGGTTTGACAGCGAAAGTTTTTCGTACCTACAATGCTTCGAAGACGATGCAAGATCAGTTGGACCTTATACCAAACGAAGGAACTGTTGCTGAGAAACTGCTCAAATACAACGCTGCTAACCGAACGGTCGCAATCCTATGTAACCATCAGAGGTCTGTGACTAAAAATCACGCTCAATCGGTTCAAAAGGCTAGTGATAAGATAAAAGAGCTTGAATGGCAAAAAATCAGGCTTAAGAGAGCTATTCTGCAATTAGATGAGTCTGAGTTAAAAAAAAGACCAAAATAtttcgaagagcttgatgatttAACTAAAGAGGATGAGGCCTCTATTCATAAACGCATTATCGAAAGAGAGATTGAGAAATGTCACAAAAAGTTCGCTCGTGAAAACGACAAGAGGAAGTTTGAAGGCCAAGAGCTCTTGACCGAATCAGATCTGAAGGAATGGCTTGACAAAGTCGAGgagacaagaagaaactacgaggaagaattggaaaCACGAGAGATCAAGCTAAAATCAGCCAACACCACGGTTGAAAAGCTGGATAAGCAAATCGAGAAGCTGGATCAGAGAATTCAGGTAAGTGCTATTCAACTTCGAGATAAAGAGGAAAACTCTCAGGTTTCGTTAGGTACCTCCAAGATCAACTATATTGATCCCCGACTTTCTGTTGTATTCTGCAAGAAATATGGAGTCccaattgaaaaaatcTTCACGAAATCATTGCGAGAGAAATTCAAATGGGCTGTAGAATCCGTTGACGAAACCTggagattttga
- the CDC5 gene encoding polo kinase CDC5 (ancestral locus Anc_6.31), protein MSLAPLQTVSEKLLNNRSNLIHTPVKGTKANNNAGVGIGIGTGLDGKENQAESLHHHHYQNNHNKRVDTNGQPAQKKKKEKLSALCKTPPSLIKTRGRDYHRGHFLGEGGFARCFQIRDDSGKIFAAKTVAKLSIKTEKTRKKLLSEIQIHKSMRHPNIVQFIDCFEDETNVYILLEICPNGSLMELLKKRKTLTEPEVRFFTTQICGAIKYMHSRRVIHRDLKLGNIFFDKNYNLKIGDFGLAAVLANDRERKYTVCGTPNYIAPEVLMGKHSGHSYEVDIWSIGVMIYALLIGKPPFQAKDVNTIYERIKCCDFVFPKEKYLSPEARVLIQDLLSLDPLERPSLMEVMDYVWFRGIFPPYIQSDVMTEVPNYEGTISAEESLINFKNCMERSGIIDNSKLQKNVKDVISFVNQENDNTSNQQRQNILPNSLSPGGTRNKYKEVVDLEAQRRLNDLAREARLRRAQQATIKRDLVATSTNLIKSEISLRILASECHLTLNGILEAEAQKRMGGLPQSRLPKVKHPIIVTKWVDYSNKHGFSYQLSTEDIGVLFNNGTTVLRLADAEEFWYISYDDREGWVASHYLLTEKPRELTRHLEVVDFFSKYMRANLSRVSTFVREEYHKDDVFLRRYTRYKQFVMFELSDGTFQFNFKDHNKLAVSEGGKLVTYISPSHESLTYPLVELLKIGEIPNYPDCNFMEKLSLIKEGLKQKSSIVTVEQNQP, encoded by the coding sequence ATGTCGCTAGCACCTTTGCAAACTGTTAGTGAGAAGCTATTGAATAACCGCTCCAACTTGATACATACCCCTGTGAAAGGTACTAAAGCGAATAACAATGCTGGCGTTGGGATTGGCATTGGTACCGGCTTagatggaaaagaaaatcaagcCGAGAGTCTCCATCATCACCATTATCAAAATAACCACAATAAACGGGTGGACACTAATGGTCAACCAGCCCaaaaaaagaagaaggagaaattaTCAGCACTCTGTAAAACACCACCATCTTTAATTAAGACTCGCGGAAGGGACTATCATAGAGGCCATTTCTTAGGTGAAGGTGGGTTTGCTCGATGTTTTCAAATTAGAGATGATAGCGGTAAAATATTCGCCGCCAAGACAGTCGCCAAACTATCGATTAAGACGGAGAaaacgaggaagaaattaCTGTCGGAGATTCAAATTCACAAAAGCATGAGACATCCCAATATAGTACAATTCATTGACTgttttgaagatgaaacaAACGTGTATATCTTATTGGAGATATGTCCTAACGGTTCCCTGATGGAACTGTTAAAGAAAAGGAAAACGTTGACCGAGCCTGAAGTTCGTTTTTTTACCACTCAGATTTGCGGCGCTATCAAGTATATGCATTCTAGGAGAGTTATACACAGAGACCTTAAACTGGGTAACATATTCTTCGATAAGAACTACAACTTGAAAATCGGAGATTTTGGCCTGGCGGCTGTTCTGGCAAATGATAGAGAGAGAAAATATACAGTATGTGGTACACCAAATTACATTGCTCCTGAGGTACTGATGGGAAAGCATTCCGGACATTCTTATGAAGTGGATATATGGTCAATTGGTGTAATGATTTATGCCCTCTTAATTGGGAAGCCGCCCTTCCAAGCTAAGGATGTGAACACAATTTATGAAAGGATCAAGTGCTGTGATTTTGTTTTCCCCAAGGAGAAATATTTGTCGCCTGAGGCCAGAGTCCTtattcaagatcttctaTCTCTCGATCCACTAGAGAGACCATCTCTAATGGAAGTTATGGATTATGTATGGTTCAGAGGCATTTTTCCACCATATATCCAGTCCGATGTGATGACTGAGGTACCGAACTATGAGGGTACAATAAGTGCGGAAGAgtcattgatcaatttcaagaattgcaTGGAAAGGTCGGGGATAATCGACAATAGTAAACTTCAGAAAAATGTCAAGGATGTCATATCTTTTGTTAACCAAGAAAATGATAATACCTCGAACCAGCAACGTCAAAATATCCTGCCAAACTCTTTATCACCAGGTGGCACCCGTAACAAGTATAAGGAAGTGGTTGATTTAGAAGCGCAAAGGCGATTGAATGACTTAGCCCGTGAGGCTAGGCTACGCAGAGCCCAACAGGCCACGATAAAGAGAGATTTGGTGGCAACTTCAACGAATCTTATTAAATCGGAAATCTCACTGCGGATCCTGGCTAGTGAATGTCATTTAACGTTGAACGGAATATTAGAGGCTGAAGCTCAAAAGCGAATGGGGGGTCTTCCTCAGTCTAGGCTACCTAAAGTGAAACACCCAATAATAGTGACGAAATGGGTAGATTATTCGAATAAGCATGGTTTCTCATATCAGCTATCGACCGAAGATATCGGAGTTCTTTTCAATAATGGAACAACAGTACTGCGGCTGgctgatgctgaagaattttggtACATCAGCTATGACGACCGCGAAGGCTGGGTTGCTAGCCATTATTTACTCACTGAAAAGCCTCGGGAATTGACAAGACATTTAGAAGTCGttgatttcttctccaagtaTATGAGAGCGAACTTAAGCAGGGTTTCAACATTTGTGAGGGAAGAGTATCACAAGGATGACGTCTTTTTAAGGCGTTACACGAGATACAAACAGTTTGTTATGTTCGAGTTGAGTGACGGAACTTTCCaattcaacttcaaggATCACAACAAACTTGCAGTTTCAGAGGGTGGTAAACTGGTAACCTACATTTCGCCATCGCATGAGAGTTTAACTTATCCACTAGTAGAGTTACTCAAGATCGGAGAGATACCAAATTATCCCGATTGTAATTTTATGGAAAAGCTGTCTTTGATAAAGGAAGGTCTAAAACAGAAATCTTCTATAGTCACAGTGGAACAAAACCAACCGTGA
- the RPB11 gene encoding DNA-directed RNA polymerase II core subunit RPB11 (ancestral locus Anc_6.30) codes for MNAPDRFELFLLGEGESKLKIEPDTKAPNAVVISFEKEDHTLGNLIRAELLNDRKVLFAAYKVEHPLFARFKMRIQTVEGYDPKDALKNACNSIINKLAVLKTNFETEWNLQTLASDDNYGI; via the coding sequence ATGAACGCCCCAGATAGATTCGAGCTTTTTTTGTTGGGAGAAGGTGAGTCGAAACTAAAAATCGAACCGGATACCAAGGCACCAAACGCTGTGGTGATTTCtttcgagaaggaagacCATACGCTGGGCAACTTAATAAGAGCGGAACTGCTGAACGATAGGAAAGTACTGTTTGCTGCCTACAAAGTTGAGCATCCGCTGTTTGCCCGCTTCAAGATGAGGATACAAACTGTCGAAGGTTATGATCCTAAGGACGCACTAAAAAATGCTTGCAATAGCATAATTAATAAGCTTGCGGTATTGAAaaccaattttgaaacGGAGTGGAATTTACAGACACTTGCATCTGATGACAATTATGGCATATGA